A single window of Mycoplasma bradburyae DNA harbors:
- a CDS encoding nicotinate-nucleotide adenylyltransferase: protein MKKIIIFGGSFNPIHNGHVHIATKALEQLNADRIYFVPTYKSTFKEAFKISDIHRKRMIQNIVKKNDKFHFNWYELNIQNEKSYLTVKYFKEKFQDAQIYFLIGSDNLEKFHLWDEAETMAKDCQMLYYLRNNEFKDHENIKKFNFLKIDGENLDISSTNIRNGTQVINCIDETNLDYINDNGLYITDRLEHFLKSSTRYEHCLRVGNLARRFAHFNYPNLSQKAYIAGCYHDLAKELDEKTMLYYRDKFDKNINPEPYENDSDHRVLHGYVAAWILKNQFGYQDEELLNSIYYHTIINTEEPTPLEKIVYLADKLESHRVKQDINRYFKINKAKALAYKNIHQAFQLTHDQIRKYVQMKNEQK from the coding sequence ATGAAAAAAATAATAATTTTTGGTGGTAGTTTTAATCCGATTCATAATGGACATGTTCACATAGCAACAAAAGCATTAGAACAATTAAATGCTGATCGAATTTATTTTGTTCCAACCTATAAATCAACTTTTAAAGAGGCTTTTAAAATTAGTGACATTCATCGTAAAAGAATGATTCAAAATATCGTTAAAAAGAACGATAAATTTCACTTTAATTGATATGAATTGAACATTCAAAATGAGAAATCATATTTAACAGTTAAATATTTCAAAGAAAAATTTCAAGATGCTCAAATTTATTTTTTAATCGGTAGTGATAATCTAGAAAAATTTCACTTATGAGATGAAGCTGAAACAATGGCAAAAGATTGTCAAATGCTTTATTATTTAAGAAATAATGAATTCAAAGATCATGAAAATATTAAAAAATTTAATTTTTTAAAAATCGATGGCGAAAATTTAGATATTTCATCAACTAATATTAGAAACGGAACACAAGTAATTAATTGTATAGATGAAACAAATCTTGATTATATAAATGATAATGGTCTATATATTACTGATCGATTAGAACATTTTTTAAAATCTTCAACAAGATACGAACACTGCCTTAGGGTCGGTAATTTAGCCAGAAGATTTGCTCATTTTAATTATCCAAATTTAAGTCAAAAAGCATATATTGCTGGCTGTTATCATGATTTAGCTAAAGAATTAGATGAAAAAACTATGCTATATTATCGTGATAAATTCGATAAAAATATTAATCCTGAACCTTATGAAAACGATTCTGACCACAGAGTCCTACATGGATATGTAGCAGCTTGAATTTTAAAAAATCAATTTGGATATCAAGATGAAGAATTACTTAATTCGATTTATTATCACACAATAATAAATACAGAAGAACCCACTCCATTGGAAAAAATTGTTTATTTAGCTGATAAATTAGAATCTCATAGAGTGAAACAAGATATTAATCGTTACTTTAAAATTAATAAAGCTAAAGCTTTAGCTTATAAAAATATTCATCAAGCATTTCAATTAACTCATGATCAAATTAGGAAATATGTTCAAATGAAAAACGAACAAAAATAA
- a CDS encoding GTPase has protein sequence MNKKCQGCGNYLSDNVNDLGYCVDINRFELCKRCFQFKHYKKVDEKKIVVKQDIDDYLKTLELKNYCVFYLVDPTNFIFDLETIKRLINSYRFYLIFNKIDYLAKKNNLEQIKEKIINNLKHNGIELQYSQILFNSIYLSYDLRKIDELVKKAHINRKKAVFLGQSNVGKSSLINKLLKLNDIDKKEFLTTSPYLNTTLKINQIKKRGLCLLDTPGYLDESNGLYELDSKRIKRLISHQWKNPITFQISSNQIFYCEDFIKLKVYLDENIDKTSITFYCPTALRIHRTSVNNEQTIDKKINNIFSDLTEFNYLTNDNFSSYDLNNSQNNLLINGVCLIKLNKGIKKIEVYKKDKIRDCLLISNLI, from the coding sequence ATGAATAAGAAGTGTCAGGGGTGTGGTAATTATCTTTCGGATAACGTTAATGATTTAGGTTATTGTGTTGATATCAATCGTTTTGAATTATGTAAACGTTGTTTTCAGTTCAAACATTATAAAAAAGTTGATGAAAAAAAGATTGTTGTTAAACAAGATATTGATGACTACCTAAAAACATTAGAACTAAAAAATTATTGTGTTTTTTATCTAGTTGATCCAACTAATTTTATCTTTGATCTAGAAACAATAAAACGCTTAATTAATTCTTATCGTTTTTATCTTATATTTAATAAGATTGATTATTTAGCTAAAAAAAATAATCTTGAACAAATTAAAGAAAAGATTATAAATAATCTCAAACACAATGGAATTGAATTACAGTATAGTCAAATTTTATTTAATTCTATCTATCTTTCTTATGATTTAAGAAAGATAGATGAACTAGTAAAAAAAGCGCATATTAACCGTAAAAAAGCGGTATTTTTAGGTCAATCAAATGTTGGTAAATCATCGTTAATAAATAAATTATTAAAGCTAAATGATATTGATAAAAAGGAATTCTTAACAACTTCACCTTATTTAAATACAACACTAAAAATAAACCAGATTAAAAAGCGTGGTTTGTGTTTGTTGGATACCCCTGGTTATTTAGATGAATCTAATGGACTTTATGAATTAGATTCTAAGCGCATTAAAAGATTGATATCTCATCAATGAAAAAATCCTATAACATTCCAAATCAGTTCTAATCAAATTTTTTATTGCGAAGACTTTATTAAATTAAAAGTTTATTTAGATGAAAATATTGATAAAACATCGATTACTTTTTATTGTCCAACTGCACTTAGAATTCATCGAACATCAGTTAATAACGAACAAACAATTGATAAAAAAATCAATAATATATTCAGTGATTTAACAGAATTTAATTATCTGACTAACGATAACTTTAGTTCTTATGATTTAAATAATTCCCAAAATAATTTACTAATTAATGGAGTTTGTTTAATTAAATTAAATAAGGGAATCAAGAAGATTGAAGTTTATAAGAAAGATAAAATAAGAGATTGTTTATTAATTAGTAATTTGATTTAA
- the parC gene encoding DNA topoisomerase IV subunit A — MDKKKIFKKDLDDIMSLSFGRYAKYIIQERALPDIRDGLKPVQRRVLYGMYNLGLFYNKPYRKSAATVGEVIGKFHPHGDSSIYEALVRMTQSWKNNIPSIDMQGNNGSIDGDNAAAMRYTEARLSQYGNLMLDNIHKDTVSFMNNFDDSEVEPTILPTLLPNLLVNGSTGIAAGYATNIPPFNLKELIDVIILRIDSPNCKLDSILKIMPGPDFPTGGIILDDDGIRNAYLTGKGKIAIRANIINENKNLVITDIPFETNKSSIIRSIEEIIEANKLPQLVEVRDESDRFGIRILLQTNTKDDKVLDIIKNYLYKYTQLQINYNFNNIVIDNKKPIQMSIFNYLDSYLSHAYTVLRNGIGFDLKKDLKRVEVIDGLIKATSIIDEIVAIIKKSKDKQDAINNLVAKYKFSIIQAEAIVSLRLYRLTNTDVVLLKEEKQTLDERIKQHQILLNNQDALNQHLKDILRGYKKLFNTKRRSVIGGNIEKIVIDESEIIEKKELYLLSSADGLIKALNVDNYKNLNLSTFKIKQDDDLSDLIKVSSLSKVAFITNYGNVVVLNAHKIKEAKPREIGMDINELTTIKDNEKIIKLIEIKDNNDHVVLLSKFGMIKQIALSDLDQIKSTKPTTCMSLKDNDELVCANLLSDQKAEIVLVTKNAYALRFFANEVNPTGLKSMGVRAIKLKNDDYIVGFDVINSSIDQLVLVKNNQLKKLKVSLIDNQARATQGKNLGLSKNKTPLVKAFLLNTEKSSLYGLNNDYELVNLELNKIILGNLSSEYLDLKQEFKNYFLNKIIYE, encoded by the coding sequence ATGGATAAAAAAAAGATATTTAAAAAAGACTTGGATGATATCATGTCACTTAGCTTTGGCAGATATGCTAAGTACATTATCCAAGAAAGAGCCTTACCCGATATTCGGGATGGTTTAAAACCAGTTCAAAGAAGAGTATTATACGGGATGTATAATCTTGGTTTGTTTTATAACAAACCATACCGAAAATCAGCAGCTACTGTAGGTGAAGTTATTGGGAAATTTCATCCTCATGGTGATTCATCAATTTACGAAGCGTTAGTAAGAATGACGCAAAGTTGAAAAAATAATATACCATCAATCGATATGCAAGGAAACAACGGATCGATTGATGGGGATAATGCTGCTGCTATGAGATATACTGAAGCTAGATTATCTCAATATGGCAATCTAATGCTTGATAACATTCATAAAGATACCGTTAGCTTTATGAATAATTTCGATGATAGCGAAGTTGAACCAACTATTTTACCTACTTTGTTACCTAATTTGTTGGTTAATGGCTCTACTGGTATTGCGGCTGGTTATGCAACTAACATTCCGCCATTCAACTTAAAAGAATTAATTGATGTAATCATTTTAAGAATTGATTCACCTAACTGTAAGTTAGATTCAATTCTTAAAATTATGCCTGGACCAGATTTTCCTACAGGGGGAATTATTTTAGATGACGATGGTATTAGAAACGCTTATCTAACTGGTAAAGGAAAGATTGCGATTAGAGCTAATATCATTAATGAAAATAAAAACTTGGTAATTACTGATATCCCTTTTGAAACAAACAAATCAAGCATTATTCGTTCAATCGAAGAAATTATTGAGGCTAATAAATTACCTCAACTAGTTGAGGTGAGAGATGAATCTGATCGCTTTGGAATCAGAATCTTATTACAAACTAACACAAAAGATGATAAAGTTTTAGACATCATTAAAAATTACTTATATAAATATACGCAATTACAAATTAATTACAATTTTAATAATATCGTAATTGATAATAAAAAACCAATTCAAATGTCGATATTTAACTATTTAGATAGTTATTTAAGTCATGCTTATACAGTTTTAAGAAATGGGATTGGTTTTGATCTTAAAAAAGATCTTAAGCGCGTTGAAGTAATTGATGGTTTGATTAAGGCTACTAGTATTATTGATGAGATTGTAGCTATTATTAAAAAATCAAAAGACAAACAGGATGCTATTAATAATTTAGTGGCTAAATATAAATTTAGCATTATTCAAGCAGAAGCGATCGTTTCATTGCGTTTATACCGCTTAACTAATACTGATGTTGTTCTATTAAAAGAAGAAAAACAAACTTTAGATGAAAGAATTAAACAACACCAAATATTGTTAAATAATCAAGATGCATTAAATCAACATCTAAAAGATATTTTAAGAGGTTATAAGAAATTATTTAACACTAAAAGACGATCTGTTATTGGCGGAAATATTGAAAAGATTGTGATCGATGAATCAGAGATTATCGAGAAAAAAGAATTATATCTATTAAGTTCTGCTGATGGCTTAATTAAAGCTTTAAATGTTGATAACTACAAAAATTTAAACTTATCAACATTTAAGATAAAACAAGATGATGATCTAAGCGATCTAATTAAAGTTAGTTCATTAAGCAAAGTAGCTTTTATTACCAACTATGGTAATGTTGTTGTGCTTAATGCTCATAAGATTAAGGAAGCTAAACCACGCGAAATCGGGATGGATATTAACGAATTAACTACGATTAAAGATAATGAAAAAATCATTAAATTAATCGAGATAAAAGATAATAACGATCATGTTGTTTTATTATCTAAATTCGGAATGATTAAGCAAATTGCATTATCTGATCTTGATCAGATAAAATCAACCAAGCCGACAACTTGCATGAGCTTGAAGGATAATGATGAATTGGTGTGTGCTAATTTATTAAGTGATCAAAAAGCTGAAATTGTTTTGGTTACTAAAAATGCTTACGCGTTAAGATTCTTTGCAAATGAAGTTAATCCGACAGGGTTAAAATCAATGGGTGTAAGAGCTATCAAACTAAAAAATGATGACTATATTGTAGGTTTTGATGTAATCAATTCATCAATTGATCAATTAGTTTTAGTTAAAAACAACCAATTAAAAAAACTAAAAGTTTCTTTAATTGATAATCAAGCAAGAGCGACTCAAGGAAAAAATCTAGGATTATCTAAAAATAAAACTCCACTAGTAAAAGCGTTCTTGCTAAACACAGAAAAATCAAGCTTATACGGCTTAAATAATGATTATGAATTAGTTAATCTAGAATTAAATAAGATAATTCTAGGAAATTTATCTTCAGAATATCTTGATTTAAAACAAGAATTTAAAAACTATTTCTTAAATAAAATAATTTATGAATAA
- the parE gene encoding DNA topoisomerase IV subunit B — protein MASNYNETNIKVLKGLEPVRKRPGMYIGSTDIRGLHHLVWELFDNAVDEALNGSANKIEVVHKKDGSIIVTDNGRGIPVGKNPSTNLSTVDTVYTVLHAGGKFDDQAYKVSGGLHGVGASVVNALSSKLIVTVHRDGGMYESIYENGGKIVQPLKKIASSTKHGTIVQFWPDKTIFKNTQFNSSIIKERLHESAFLFKGLKIVFVDENKPELSETFIAKDGILEYIKYINENKKAISKLIAFKGDYEKIEVDGCFQYTDNESEIIVSFANSVKTIEGGSHENGFKQAMLETINDYSKKYKLINQKDKGFDWTDIKEGLSVVLSVKVPEKIIAYEGQTKNKLFTQEAKNAVQKILSQQLFYFLEENKTDAKQLIDRFKLIKEARDAAKKAKENTKKLKSAKTERVLYGKLTPAQLKKPELNEIFLVEGDSAGGTAKSGRDKRFQAILPLRGKVVNVEKSRLQDLLKNEEILSIITCLGCGIGNNFNIKNLKYHKIVIMTDADTDGAHIQVLLLTFFYRYMRQLIEQGKIYIALAPLYKISAKNSSKSAFAWDEYQLEELKEKYGSSYEVQRYKGLGEMNSEQLWETTMDPAKRQLIQVSIANAVQAERKVAILMGDDAAIRKNWINENVDFSVEE, from the coding sequence ATGGCATCGAATTATAATGAGACGAATATTAAGGTTCTAAAAGGATTAGAACCAGTTAGAAAAAGACCAGGGATGTATATCGGATCAACTGATATTAGAGGGTTGCATCACTTGGTGTGAGAATTATTTGATAATGCTGTAGATGAAGCATTAAATGGTTCAGCTAACAAAATCGAAGTTGTTCATAAAAAGGATGGTTCGATTATTGTTACTGATAATGGTAGAGGAATACCTGTTGGTAAAAACCCAAGCACAAACTTATCAACTGTTGATACAGTTTATACAGTATTACATGCAGGTGGTAAGTTTGACGATCAAGCTTATAAAGTGTCAGGCGGTCTGCATGGGGTTGGGGCTTCAGTTGTCAATGCATTATCATCAAAATTAATAGTTACAGTTCATCGTGATGGTGGAATGTATGAATCAATTTATGAAAACGGAGGAAAGATTGTTCAACCGTTAAAGAAAATTGCATCATCAACAAAACACGGAACTATCGTGCAATTTTGACCTGATAAAACAATCTTTAAAAACACTCAGTTCAATTCTTCAATCATCAAAGAAAGATTACATGAATCAGCGTTTTTATTTAAAGGCTTAAAAATTGTTTTTGTAGATGAAAACAAGCCTGAATTATCTGAAACATTTATTGCTAAAGATGGTATTTTAGAATATATAAAATACATTAATGAAAATAAGAAAGCGATTTCCAAACTAATTGCTTTTAAAGGTGATTACGAAAAAATCGAAGTCGATGGTTGTTTTCAATACACAGATAATGAATCTGAAATAATCGTTTCATTTGCTAACTCAGTAAAAACGATCGAGGGAGGAAGTCATGAAAATGGTTTCAAGCAAGCAATGCTAGAAACAATAAATGACTACTCTAAAAAATACAAACTAATTAATCAAAAAGATAAAGGTTTTGATTGAACAGATATAAAAGAAGGTTTAAGTGTAGTTTTAAGTGTTAAAGTTCCTGAGAAAATTATTGCATACGAAGGGCAGACAAAGAATAAACTATTTACTCAAGAAGCAAAAAATGCTGTTCAAAAAATCTTAAGTCAACAGTTGTTTTATTTTTTAGAAGAAAACAAAACTGATGCTAAACAATTAATTGATCGTTTTAAATTAATTAAAGAAGCAAGAGATGCCGCTAAAAAAGCTAAAGAAAATACCAAGAAGCTTAAAAGTGCTAAAACTGAAAGAGTTTTATACGGTAAACTAACTCCAGCTCAACTAAAAAAACCAGAACTAAACGAAATTTTTTTAGTTGAGGGTGATTCAGCTGGAGGAACAGCCAAATCAGGACGCGACAAGCGTTTTCAAGCTATTTTACCGCTTAGAGGTAAAGTTGTTAATGTCGAAAAGTCACGCTTACAAGATCTTTTAAAAAACGAAGAAATCTTATCGATTATTACTTGTTTAGGTTGCGGTATCGGAAATAATTTCAACATTAAAAATCTTAAATACCATAAGATCGTGATTATGACAGATGCTGATACCGACGGAGCTCATATTCAAGTTTTATTGCTTACTTTCTTTTATCGTTATATGCGTCAATTGATTGAACAAGGAAAGATCTATATCGCCTTAGCTCCACTATATAAAATTAGCGCTAAAAATTCGTCTAAATCAGCCTTTGCTTGAGATGAATATCAACTTGAAGAACTTAAAGAAAAATATGGTTCATCATATGAAGTTCAACGATATAAAGGTTTAGGTGAAATGAATTCTGAACAATTATGAGAAACTACAATGGATCCGGCAAAGCGACAATTGATTCAAGTATCAATTGCTAACGCAGTTCAAGCAGAAAGAAAAGTTGCTATCCTTATGGGTGATGATGCTGCTATCAGAAAAAATTGAATAAACGAAAATGTTGATTTTAGTGTTGAAGAATAA
- a CDS encoding HU family DNA-binding protein: MAKIKTLSAAEYLKEIADDTNLRVQDIRLVITSLQKVLAKELATTGEVRLFDIGKFKVQITKPRMGINPKTKEKIQIPEGKKIKVTISKILNDEVIGSK; the protein is encoded by the coding sequence ATGGCAAAGATCAAAACATTAAGTGCAGCTGAATATCTTAAAGAAATTGCTGACGATACTAATCTAAGAGTTCAAGACATTCGTTTAGTAATTACTTCTTTACAAAAAGTTTTAGCTAAAGAATTAGCTACTACTGGTGAAGTAAGACTATTTGATATTGGTAAATTCAAAGTTCAAATAACTAAACCTAGAATGGGAATTAATCCTAAAACTAAAGAAAAGATTCAAATTCCTGAAGGTAAAAAAATCAAAGTAACAATATCTAAAATCTTAAATGATGAAGTTATAGGTTCTAAATAA